TGAACTCGGGGGCGGTGCGCACGCCGATGTTGTCACCGGTGCCGATCACGAAGGGGCGCAGGTACAGCGCGCCTTTGCCGTGCGGCGGGACGAATTTTTCGTTGGCCTTGACCACCTGTTTGCAGGCTTCGATGAACTGCTCGGTCGGTACGCGTGGCATCAGCAGGCGGTCGCAGCTGCGCTGCATGCGCGCGGCGTTCTGGTCCGGGCGGAACAGGTTGATCGAGCCGTCCTTGCAGCGGTAGGCCTTCAGGCCTTCGAAGCACTGCTGGCCATAGTGCAGGGCAGTGGAGCCTTCACTGATGTGCAGCACGTTGTCGTCGGTCAGGGTGCCCTTGTCCCACTCGCCGTTACGCCATACGGACAGGTAACGTTTGTCGGTCTTGATGTAGTCGAAACCCAGCTTGTCCCAGTTAATGCTTTCGTTACTCATGACACCCTCATAGCTCTACGCCCGAACACGGCGGGCTGCTTTTATATGCGCACCCCGCCACCTTAATACATCCGGCGCGGATCGGGAACCGTGGGTGATCACACAACCCTTTGGGGGCAGGGACCTCTGTAGGAGCGGCTTTAGCCGCGATGCCGGCGACGCAGTGCCTGGTACCCGCTTCGCCGGTGATCGCGGCTAAAGCCGCTCCTACAGGCGAACGGGCCACGCGGTTCAGCGCAAGCGCCGGTTCCAGTCACCGCCATGGTCGCGCCAGCAGGCCTCCTCGCTGTCGAAGCGCACATGCCAGGCGACATGATCCAGCTGGATGCCGGCGTCGGCGAGCGCCTGGGCCGTCAACCCGAGCATCCGCGCCTTGTCCTCGCCCGCCAGGGCCCTGGCCTTGTCGGTGTCGTCGGTGAACACCCAGGTGATGCGCAGGCTGGCGGGAAAGTCGTCGAGGTCGACCTGATGCGTGAGCCAGGCGAAGCCGACGATCTCGGCCTGGGCCGTGGCGCAGGCCTCGGTCAGGCAGGCGACCATTTCCCGTTCCAGGCGTGCCAGTGTCCGTTTGTCGCCGGCCATCAGGTGTTGTCGCCAATCTGCTGGCAGAAGCGCAGGCGGTTGCCGAACGGGTCGACGACCTGCATCTCCAGGCCCCAGTCGACCGTTTCGGCCTGGGGGCGGGCATAGCCGTACTGCTTGTCCAGCAGTTCGCGCTCCAAGGCCTTGAGGTCTTCTACCCGGGCGAAAACCGCCGATCCCGGCGTGGCGTCACCGTGGTGTTCGGAAAGATGCAGGATCAGCCCGTCGCGATGGATCTGCATGTACAGCGGCAAGTCCGGGGCGAAGCGGTGTTCCCAGTCGAGCTGGAACCCAAGAAAGTCGAGGTAGAACTCCCTGGCCTTGTCGATCGAAAAAATGCGCAGGATCGGGATGGCGGGGGCGAATGTCATGGGCACGTCCTTGTCTCGAAAAGGGGCGGGAGCGCCACTTTAGCGCACCTGTGCACGCGGGAAGGCACGCAAATCGCGCGTCAATGCGCCGGCTGCTCTGGCCCGAGGCCGGGCGGCCTGACTGACGGTCCGGAAGTTTCATCTTCGTTCACCTGCGGACTTGGCCCGCTACCTGCTATATCCAGCCAGCGAATATTGATCGAGTGGTCAGCCTGGCGCGCCTGCAAGCACCCAGCGCATGGCCCTCCGGACGGCCGCAAGGCCATGGATTCCAGGGGTTCCAGCATGTCGTTGGCGCAGCAGATCGAACCACCTCAGGCAGACCCGGGCTGGAGCGCCCACCTGCAGTTGCGCTTCATCCAGCGCGATGGCGTGACTCGCCTTGGTGCGCGGCGCCATGTCGGACCTCTTTTGGTGCAGCGGCCATTCCATCCGGAGGGCGCGACCTGCCATGTCTATGTGCTGCATCCGCCTGGCGGTATCGTCGCCGGTGATCGCCTGGAGCTGGATGTACACCTTGATGCAGGCAGCCACGCACTGCTGACCATGCCCGGCGCCAGCAAGTTCTACCGCAGCATCGGCCCGACCGCGCGCCTGGCCCAACGCTTTCACCTCGCCGCTGGCAGCATCCTGGAGTGGCTGCCCCAGGACAGCATCTTCTTCAATGGCGCCCGGGCCAGCCTCGACAGCCGCTTCAGCCTTGAACCCGGCGCCCGGTTGCTGGCCTGGGAAACCTTGTGCCTGGGGCGGCCGGTGATGGGCGAGCGCTTCGCCCAGGGCGCCCTGGACAGCCGCTTGTGCATCGAACTGCCAGGCGATCCCGGCTTGCACGAGCGCCTGCGCATCGAAGGGGGGCACCTGGACAAGGTGGGCGGATACCCGCTGATCGCGACGTTCTGCGCAACGCCGGCCGACCAGGCCGTGCTGGAGCAAGTCCGGCAACAGCTCGAGGCACTCGACACCCCGGCCGGCGCGACCTTGCTCGGCCCGCTGCTGGTGATCCGCCTGCTCGACCACGACAACCAACACTTGCAATGCAATCTGCAGCGCCTCTGGCACCTGCTGCGCCCGGCCGTGCTCGGCCTGGCGCCGTGCCCGCCGCGCATCTGGGCCACCTGAGAGAGCCGCCATGGAGCTGACCCCGAGAGAGAAAGACAAACTGCTGCTGTTCACCGCCGCGCTGCTGGCCGAACGGCGCCTGGCCCGTGGCCTGCGGCTGAACTATCCGGAAGCGGTGGCGCTGATCAGCGCCGCGGTGCTGGAGGGCGCCCGCGACGGCCGCACGGTGGCCGAGCTGATGAGCCTCGGGCGCGAGGTGCTGGTGCGCGAACAGGTCATGGACGGTGTGCCGGAAATGCTCCACGACGTCCAGGTCGAGGCGACCTTCCCCGACGGCACCAAGCTGGTGACCGTGCATGACCCCATTGTCTGAGGAACCCCGCATGATTCCCGGAGAAGTCCAGGTCGCCGCAGGCGACATCGAGCTCAACGTCGGCCGAGAAACGCTCAGCGTCAGCGTCGCCAACCACGGCGACCGCCCTGTGCAAGTCGGTTCGCACTACCATTTTTTCGAAGTCAACGACGCCCTGGTGTTCGAGCGCGCGCCGACCCGTGGCTTTCGCCTGGACATCCCGGCCGGCACCGCGGTGCGCTTCGAACCGGGCCAGGCGCGCACCGTGCAGCTGGTGGCCTACGCCGGCAAGCGCGAGGTGTACGGCTTCCAGGGCAAGGTGATGGGCGCGCTGGAGGGCAGGGCATGAGCCGCATTTCCCGGCAGGCCTACGCCGACATGTTCGGCCCCACCGTCGGCGACCGCGTGCGCCTGGCCGACACCGCGTTGTGGGTGGAGGTGGAGAAAGACTTCACGGTCTATGGCGAAGAGGTCAAGTTCGGCGGCGGCAAGGTGATCCGTGATGGTATGGGCCAGGGCCAGATGCTGGCGGCCGAGGCCATGGACCTGGTGCTGACCAATGCCCTGATCATCGACCATTGGGGTATCGTCAAGGCCGATATCGGCGTCAAGCACGGGCGTATCGCTGCCATCGGCAAGGCCGGCAACCCTGATGTGCAACCCGGCGTCAGCGTGCCGGTCGGGCCGGGCACCGAGGTGATCGCGGCCGAAGGCAAGATCGTCACCGCCGGCGGCATCGACTCGCATATCCACTTCATTTGCCCGCAGCAGGTGGAGGAGGCGCTGACCAGCGGCGTCACCACCTTCATCGGCGGTGGCACGGGGCCGGCCACCGGCACCAACGCCACCACTTGCACCCCTGGCCCCTGGTACCTGGCGCGCATGCTCCAGGCCGCCGACAGCCTGCCGATCAACATCGGCCTGCTGGGCAAGGGCAATGCCTCGCGCCCTGAGGCGCTACGCGAGCAGATCGCCGCAGGCGCGGTGGGCCTTAAACTGCACGAGGACTGGGGTTCGACGCCCGCGGCAATCGACTGCTGCCTGAGTGTGGCCGAGGAGATGGACATCCAGGTGGCGATCCACACCGACACCCTCAACGAGTCGGGCTGCATCGAGGATACCCTGGCTGCCATCGGCGACCGCACCATCCACACCTTCCACACCGAAGGCGCTGGCGGTGGCCATGCCCCGGACATCATCCGCGCGGCCGGCCAGGCCAACGTGCTGCCGTCCTCGACCAACCCGACCCTGCCATACACCGTCAACACCGTCGACGAGCACCTGGACATGCTCATGGTCTGCCATCACCTGGATCCGAGCATCGCCGAGGACGTGGCTTTCGCCGAATCACGCATCCGCCGCGAGACCATCGCCGCCGAGGACATCCTTCACGACATGGGCGCGTTCGCCATGACGTCATCCGATTCACAGGCCATGGGCCGGGTCGGCGAGGTGGTGTTGCGCACCTGGCAGGTGGCCCACCAGATGAAGCTGCGCCGTGGGCCTTTGGCGCCGGACAGCCGCTACAGCGACAACTACCGGGTCAAACGCTACATCGCCAAGTACACGATCAACCCGGCGCTGACCCACGGCATCGCCCATGAAGTGGGCTCGGTGGAAGTGGGCAAGCTCGCCGACCTGGTGCTCTGGGCGCCGGCGTTCTTCGCGGTCAAACCCGCGCTGGTGCTCAAGGGCGGGATGATCGCCACCGCGCCCATGGGCGATATCAACGGTTCGATCCCGACACCGCAGCCGGTGCACTACCGGCCGATGTTCGGCGCCCTTGGCGCGGCCCGGCATGCCACGCGCATGACCTTCCTGCCCCAGGCGGCCATGGACCGTGGCCTGGCCGAGGAACTCAACCTGCGCAGCCTGATCGGCGTGGCCCACGGCTGCCGCCGGGTACGCAAGGCCGACATGATCCACAACACCCTGCAGCCGCTGATCGAAGTCGATGCGCAAACCTACCAGGTGCGTGCCGATGGCGAGCTGCTGGTTTGCGAACCGGCCCGCGAACTGCCGCTGGCCCAGCGCTATTTCCTGTTCTGAAGGAGTGAACATGATCGTACTCACCCGGCGCCTCGCCGAAGCCGCCACGGTCACCGGCACCCTCACGCTCGATGTCGACAGCCGTATCAAGAGCCGGCTGCGGGTCAAGCTGGACGATGGCCGCGAGGCTGGGCTGATGCTCGAACGCGGCCATTTGCTGCGCGGCGGCGAGCTGCTCTGCGACACCGACGGCGGCCATGTGGTTCGCGTATTGGCGGCGCCCGAGGCGGTGTCGACGGTGCGCTGCGACGACCCGCACCTGCTGGCCCGCGCCGCCTACCACCTGGGCAATCGCCATGTGCCATTGCAGATCGAGCCGGGCCTGTTGCGTTACCAGCATGACCATGTGCTCGACGACATGCTGCGCGGCCTGGGCCTGAACGTCGACACCGAGCAGGCGCCGTTCGAGCCCGAGGCCGGCGCCTACCAGAGTGCGCCCCACAGCCATGCTCATGGCCACGATCATCCGTTCGTGCGCCTGCCCACCCATTCCTGAACCACCTTTGGAGCTTGCGATGAAAAAGACTTTCGCCCTGATGCTGTTGATGGTGGCCTTGCCGGCCTTCGCCCACCCCGGTCACGACGCCAACCCGCTGCAGGACGGCCTGCTGCATCCGCTGACCGGTCTCGATCACTTGCTGATGCTGATCGGCACGGGTGTGCTCGCGGCCTTGACCCGGCGCACCCTCACGCTGCCTTTGGCCACCCTGGCGGCCATGTTCGGCGGTGCTGTGTGCGGCCATCTGTTCGGTGATGTGCTGGGCATGGAACAGATGATCATCGCGTCGCTGCTGGTGGCTGCCGCCGCCATGCTGCTGCCGAGCCGTCAGTTGCTGCTGTCGCTGGTCATGCCGGTGTTCGCCCTGTTCCATGGCTGGGCCCACGGCGTCGAGGCCACGCCCAGCGCATTCTGGCTGTTCAGCGCCGGTTTCGTCACGGTCAGCGGCCTGCTGCTGGTGGTCGGTTACGCAGTGGGCTGCCTGCTGCGCCGCCATGCCGGCCTGCAGAAAGCCTTTGGTGGTGGCCTGCTGGCCGGCGCCGCGCTGGTGCTGGCTGGCTGATGAACACTGACCTGGCGTTGCTGCGTTTGCTGCAGCTGGCCAGCCCGGGCCTGCCGGTGGGTGGTTTCACCTACTCGCAAGGCCTGGAATGGGCTGTCGAAGCGGGCTGGGTAAGGTCTGTCGCAGGCTTCGCCGCCTGGCAGCGCGAGCAACTGCACGACACCCTTGGTTGCCTCGACTGGCCCGTACTGGCACGCCTGTACCACGCCTGCCAGGCCGACGACGCCGAGGCGTTCACCCACTGGAGCCGTTTCCTGCTGGCCAACCGCGAGACGTCCGAGTTGCGTCTCGAGGAGACCCAGCGTGGCAGCGCCTTGGCTCGCCTGCTCGATGGCTGGCAGTTGGGCCAGGATTCGGCCTGGCGCAGCAGCCTCGAGCTCAGCCAGCTCGGTGGCATGGCCTGGCTTGGCGCGCACTGGTCTGTTCCATTGCGCGACCTCGCCCTGGGCCATGGTTTTGCCTGGCTGGAGGGGGCGGTGATGGCGGGCGTCAAGCTAGTGCCATTCGGTCAACAAGCCGCCCAGACGCTGCTGCGCGACCTGGGCGAGGAACTGCCTGCCGTGCTCGATCACGCACTGGCGCTCGACGATGACCAGCTCGGCGGCGGCCTGCCGTTGCTGGCCATCGCCTCATCGCGCCACGAAACCCAATACACCCGTTTGTTCCGTTCCTGAGGACTGCCACGATGCAAAACTACCAGCAACCCCTGCGTGTCGGTGTCGGCGGCCCGGTGGGCTCCGGCAAGACCGCGCTGCTTGAAGCCCTGTGCAAGGCCATGCGCGATCATTACGAGATCGCCGTGGTGACCAACGACATCTACACCAAGGAAGACCAGCGCATCCTCACCGAAGCTGGCGCACTCGAGCCCGAGCGGATTGTCGGCGTCGAGACGGGTGGCTGCCCGCACACCGCGATTCGCGAGGATGCCTCGATGAACCTCGCCGCTGTCGAGGCGCTGGCACGCAAGTTCGGCAACCTCGAAGTGATCTTCGTTGAGAGTGGCGGCGACAACCTCAGTGCGACGTTCAGCCCCGAGCTGGCCGACCTGACCATCTATGTGATCGATGTCGCCGAAGGCGAGAAGATCCCGCGCAAGGGGGGGCCAGGTATCACCAAGTCGGACTTCCTGGTGATCAACAAGACCGACCTGGCGCCGTATGTCGGCGCCTCATTGGAGGTGATGGAGCGCGATACCCGACGCATGCGCCCTGAGCGGCCGTGGACGTTCAGCAACCTGAAGCGGGGCGACGGGTTGCAGGCGGTGATCGATTTCATCGTCGAGCGAGGCATGCTTGGCGAAAGGCATGTCGAGGGCGTGCCATCCGGCCATCGAAGCGGCGGCCAGCCTGCTTGATGGGTGGTTGATGAGGTCTCCTACGTGGTTGCTGGCATCTGAGCTCAATCAAAGGGTGGCACTGGGGTATACAGTTTTATCGCGCTGAACGCGCAGTGCTGCCCTTCATGCACAGCACATGACGGCGGAGCCCTCATTCAAGGAGAGAAACATGCAAAGGATCGTATCGATTGCACTATTGGCCACTGCAAGCCTGGCCCAGATAACCCATGGCGACGAGAGCATGCATTCAACCGACATCGAGTTGGCTGCTACATCACCGTGCATCAGGGGCGATACCGTGACGCCCGCTGATAATCGGCCCGTCGGCTATGTTGGCAACATTGCCCCCATCCAATGTCCGGAGGGCACGTTTCTCACGGGTGCCGGGCACTGCCAGCCAAGCTTTGAATTCGACTGACCGAGTCCGCGTCTACTGACCTTCCTACACCCGCGCCTGCGAATACCGTTCCCAGGCGTTGGTGTGTTCGTGTTCCTGGGCAGCCCACCGCGATGGGCTGCCGCTAACACCCACACCCCGCAGCCAATCGGAAACAGCCCCTGACCAGACAACCACGCCAGTGTTTGCAAATGGGCCGTATCGTGCTTCCGGGCTATGTGCCAACCCTGGCTGAACGCCTGCTCCAGCCGAGTGTTGCCGACCCTGTTCGTCCTCCGGCCAGCACAACCAAATGTGCT
This genomic stretch from Pseudomonas entomophila harbors:
- a CDS encoding glyoxalase superfamily protein; translated protein: MTFAPAIPILRIFSIDKAREFYLDFLGFQLDWEHRFAPDLPLYMQIHRDGLILHLSEHHGDATPGSAVFARVEDLKALERELLDKQYGYARPQAETVDWGLEMQVVDPFGNRLRFCQQIGDNT
- a CDS encoding urease accessory protein UreD encodes the protein MSLAQQIEPPQADPGWSAHLQLRFIQRDGVTRLGARRHVGPLLVQRPFHPEGATCHVYVLHPPGGIVAGDRLELDVHLDAGSHALLTMPGASKFYRSIGPTARLAQRFHLAAGSILEWLPQDSIFFNGARASLDSRFSLEPGARLLAWETLCLGRPVMGERFAQGALDSRLCIELPGDPGLHERLRIEGGHLDKVGGYPLIATFCATPADQAVLEQVRQQLEALDTPAGATLLGPLLVIRLLDHDNQHLQCNLQRLWHLLRPAVLGLAPCPPRIWAT
- a CDS encoding urease subunit gamma, producing MELTPREKDKLLLFTAALLAERRLARGLRLNYPEAVALISAAVLEGARDGRTVAELMSLGREVLVREQVMDGVPEMLHDVQVEATFPDGTKLVTVHDPIV
- a CDS encoding urease subunit beta, with the protein product MIPGEVQVAAGDIELNVGRETLSVSVANHGDRPVQVGSHYHFFEVNDALVFERAPTRGFRLDIPAGTAVRFEPGQARTVQLVAYAGKREVYGFQGKVMGALEGRA
- the ureC gene encoding urease subunit alpha, which gives rise to MSRISRQAYADMFGPTVGDRVRLADTALWVEVEKDFTVYGEEVKFGGGKVIRDGMGQGQMLAAEAMDLVLTNALIIDHWGIVKADIGVKHGRIAAIGKAGNPDVQPGVSVPVGPGTEVIAAEGKIVTAGGIDSHIHFICPQQVEEALTSGVTTFIGGGTGPATGTNATTCTPGPWYLARMLQAADSLPINIGLLGKGNASRPEALREQIAAGAVGLKLHEDWGSTPAAIDCCLSVAEEMDIQVAIHTDTLNESGCIEDTLAAIGDRTIHTFHTEGAGGGHAPDIIRAAGQANVLPSSTNPTLPYTVNTVDEHLDMLMVCHHLDPSIAEDVAFAESRIRRETIAAEDILHDMGAFAMTSSDSQAMGRVGEVVLRTWQVAHQMKLRRGPLAPDSRYSDNYRVKRYIAKYTINPALTHGIAHEVGSVEVGKLADLVLWAPAFFAVKPALVLKGGMIATAPMGDINGSIPTPQPVHYRPMFGALGAARHATRMTFLPQAAMDRGLAEELNLRSLIGVAHGCRRVRKADMIHNTLQPLIEVDAQTYQVRADGELLVCEPARELPLAQRYFLF
- the ureE gene encoding urease accessory protein UreE; amino-acid sequence: MIVLTRRLAEAATVTGTLTLDVDSRIKSRLRVKLDDGREAGLMLERGHLLRGGELLCDTDGGHVVRVLAAPEAVSTVRCDDPHLLARAAYHLGNRHVPLQIEPGLLRYQHDHVLDDMLRGLGLNVDTEQAPFEPEAGAYQSAPHSHAHGHDHPFVRLPTHS
- a CDS encoding HupE/UreJ family protein codes for the protein MKKTFALMLLMVALPAFAHPGHDANPLQDGLLHPLTGLDHLLMLIGTGVLAALTRRTLTLPLATLAAMFGGAVCGHLFGDVLGMEQMIIASLLVAAAAMLLPSRQLLLSLVMPVFALFHGWAHGVEATPSAFWLFSAGFVTVSGLLLVVGYAVGCLLRRHAGLQKAFGGGLLAGAALVLAG
- a CDS encoding urease accessory protein UreF; translation: MNTDLALLRLLQLASPGLPVGGFTYSQGLEWAVEAGWVRSVAGFAAWQREQLHDTLGCLDWPVLARLYHACQADDAEAFTHWSRFLLANRETSELRLEETQRGSALARLLDGWQLGQDSAWRSSLELSQLGGMAWLGAHWSVPLRDLALGHGFAWLEGAVMAGVKLVPFGQQAAQTLLRDLGEELPAVLDHALALDDDQLGGGLPLLAIASSRHETQYTRLFRS
- the ureG gene encoding urease accessory protein UreG; translated protein: MQNYQQPLRVGVGGPVGSGKTALLEALCKAMRDHYEIAVVTNDIYTKEDQRILTEAGALEPERIVGVETGGCPHTAIREDASMNLAAVEALARKFGNLEVIFVESGGDNLSATFSPELADLTIYVIDVAEGEKIPRKGGPGITKSDFLVINKTDLAPYVGASLEVMERDTRRMRPERPWTFSNLKRGDGLQAVIDFIVERGMLGERHVEGVPSGHRSGGQPA